The window TGTGAAATGGAACAATAATTTAATAACTGATACCTTTGGGAGGGctgaatttgtctgtttttaaaaatatttatgtctaTGGGTCACTTAGGTATACGAAACATTTAAGACTAACATCTCCAACCCCAAGATTAGGGTCTCTTCACAGACAACTCTAAGCTAAAATTTTATTATCCTCATTCTGAAAACTGGCATTAtttggcttttctttctctactatTTTTCACTCAGCCACTATTTCCTGATTCAGATCAACAGATAAACTGTCATCAAAGTTTAAAGGAGGGGAAACAGGAGACAGAAATACACTGAACCAAAAAGGTAAGAAGAATCCACAAGGCTAATGATAAAAGCTTTTCCAGGGGCAGTTTGAAGAACATAACCTTAAAACGCCAAGATTTGTTGTAGATAATAGCTCACTGACCACTGCTTTAATCAAGTTTTAAATCAATTCAGCTGCCTTTTCCCCTCCCATTagcagttaatttctgtataagaatttttttttttttttttttttttttgagacaaggtttcattcccattgtccaggctagagtgcagcggcacgatcttggctcaccacaacctgtgcctccctggctcaagcaatcttcctggcttagcctcccaagcagctgggactataggcacgcaccaccatgcctggctaatttttgtatgttttgtagagacgggtttcgccatgttgaccaggctggtcttgaactcctgggctcaagtgatctgcctacctcgctctcccaaagtgctgggattacacgcgtgagccaccatgtctggcctgaatcttaaatatatatatatattcatctagcaaataatatacattaaaaaacagGGTATGGTTTACTAAGTACGTTGGCccagatatataaaaaaaatcaaaacgaCCATTTAGGCATTAATTAAGGAAGATTCATCTTGCCTATACAAATTTACTAAGAAATCTTACTACTGAGATTTGAATTAATAGATCTGTAGTTTGCTtacataaattcattttctaCCTTTTTTATAGATTCAAAAGAGCAATATAAGAAGTGGAATCTCTAAGAATGGCTTCCAGCCTCTGGAATGAAACCACTACCTCTGTTTATCAGTACCTTGGTTTTCAAGTTCAAAAAATTTACCCTTTCCATGACAACTGGAACACTGCCTGCTTTGTCATcctgcttttatttatatttacagtgGTATCTTTAGTGGTGCTGGCTTTCCTTTATGAAGTGCTTGACTGCTGCTGCTGTGTAAAAAACAAAACCGTGAAAGACTTGAAAAGTGAACCCAACCCTCTTAGAAGCATGATGGACAACATCAGAAAACGTGAAACTGAAGTGGTCTAACACTCTACAGAAGATGAACAAAATCTCTGAAAGCAGCTCAACCTCTTccgagaaaaaaaaatcttctgaagCCAACTGTTGCTACAAAACAAATTCTGACTGAAAAGTTAAAAGATTTCTAGTAGAAGGGGAAAAACAAGTTAAATATGCACTGCTTCTGTGTGTAGCCATGTCATTAAATATACagtaaaacttcaaaaatgtGAATTTATCAATCTGTTTAATACTGACACTTCGAAAACTGGATAAAAGATTCCTAGAGTTCAATATTAAACAGCAAAAGAAAGGTAAGCTGGAAAACACAAGCAAGGCTAATGATGCTAAGATAATTTTATACCTAACCAATTCACGTAGACCAAAAAATAGTGTGTTGGTAacaaaaatgctatttaaaatgtgtttctaagCCCAAAGTAAAATACTtccacttatatatatatttgcataaaattATCACAAAACTGACTTACTGTTTAGTTAGAAATGCATGATATAGGAAAGGCCTAGTCTATTTTCAAACTAAAACTTACTACTACACCCCTTCATTTCCTgagtttgttctttcattttaccTCTCTTATTTATACCTCAAAGGCTAAGATAACCAAGGcagaaagactaaaaaaaaaaaggtcaaaataccaaaaaaaaaaaaaaaaaaaaaaaggtcaaaagatACGGCCACTCAACACCTGTTGAGaaatatggtagttttatttctttgaattccAAGGGCTATATATTTTGTGACCCTAACACTATTTTGCTATCACCCATGAGCAAACCAAagcatgctcttaaccactatactACCCCTAAGTCAGAAATGCCACTCCTGGAAATGTATCCTGAGCACTTAGTTCAAATATAAAAAGCTCAAAGTACAAAGATTTTTACAACAGCATtactcaaaataacaaaaaatggaaaatagttaACTAAGCCTTTAACTAAATGTGGCATATCGACTTAATGAATTATTAAAAAGCAACTgaaggacaggcacagtggctcatgtctgtaatcccagcactttggaaggccaaggcggatcgatcacaaggtcaggagttcgagaccagcctggccaagatggtgaaactccgtctatactaaaaatacagaaattagccgggcgcagtggggggcacctataatcccagctacttgggaggctgaggcaggagaactgcttgaacccaggaggcagaggttgcagtgagccaagattacaccactgcactctagcctgggtgacagagcaagactccatctcagcaacaacaacaacaaaaaggcaactGAAAATCCTGGCAAGATAGAAAAGtatctaaaagtaaaaaataaattcagcatATAAAAGTTTTAGTACAATTATTGAtgatattataaattaatatacatatgAGTAAGGTTTGAAAACAAATATGGAGAATTAGAATAGCTGGTATATTAAGAGGGCTCTGGGGACAAAAAAAGCACTAGGTAttataaaagactttttttttaaatctccattaCTGATGGCATTTTTTGTGTATAATAAATAACTGTGTGGTAAAGAGAGGAAATCTGTTATTTCCAATTTAAagaatcttggctgggtgcagtggctcacacctgcacttggggaggctgaggcaggtggatcacctgaggtcaggagttcgagaccagcctggttgacatggtgaaaccccatctctactaaaaatacaaaaaaaaaaattagccagacatgggagtggggcccctgtaatcccagctacttgggaggctgaggcaggagaatcacttgaacctgggagtcagaagttgcagtgagccgagatcatgccatcgcactccagcctcaacaagagtgaaactccatctcaaacaacaaaaaaaagaatcttaactGCCCGTCTGAAATAACTCTTCCACaaagtttttttaatatttattctcaCATTAGAAACACAAATAACGTAACCAACTTTAAAAGGACTTGTGAAGCTTGGGTATATAAAATACTTTGGTAACCAGGAACTGAGCACTGTTAAAACCACGTACATTTTCATGAACGTTGGATTCTTGGCAATAGATGGGAAGTATGCAAGTCTTTTAATAACCAGATTTTTTAACAGTGTACATTATCAACTCTCTCCCCCATCCTATGCTGTAATTTATTTagtcatccaacaaatatttatcgagtGCATACTACATGTCAGCAATTGGGCCAGATACTGAGGGCAGAATGGCAAACAAGGAACCATGTCATTACAATGGAGCACATTGGGAGCTCTGTCAGAAAGAGTGCTATGGGAACTCAAAGGTTATACACTGAATTCACACTGAAGAATGAGAATAATATGACTTTTAAGCTGAAACTTTAACAGGACAGAACCAAAAGAGGGTAGGAGATAAGAAAGAATattccaggaagaggaaataatatgcatattatgatataatatgaatattaatATGAAGCCAagaggcaagagaaaataaagcatGTTGGAGGAGCTACAAGTCAGTATCACTAGGACAGAGTACAAGGAGAACAGTATGATACCATGCCTAAGAGATAATTAGAGGCCAGATCAGGTAGACACGTGGCCTGCAGTAAAACATTGACTGTATCTAAAAAACAGTAATGATTAGCTTGAGCAGAAAGCAACATGATCTAATGAGAAAAATCACTGCCGTATGAAGAATGAACACGAAAGCAGCTAAACCAGGAGACCTGGTCAACAGCTAATCTAGCAATCCAATGATCGTGGCCTGAACTAGAGTGGCATGGTAGCCTTCAGTGTTTACACCCAATATTTCCAGCTCTCTTCATTAAGGAAAGCACTCACTTCAGAGCCCCCTATGGTTGGGAACATAACTTGGCCAATGAATGACTTGTGACTAACTCTGGCCAATGAGCTGTGACAGGATATGACGTGTGTCACCTCCAGGCCACAGCACTTAGCTGCTAGTGCAAGCTCTTCCAGAGCTCATTTTCCTGCTAGCACAGAGCTCACAAACATTTGAGCTACCAGCTGCTCCATCAGCCTGGGTCCTTGAGTGACTATAACTAGCTAAGACTCCTGCCAAACCATGATAAACATGTAGTATGACGGAGAAACaagcttttgttgttttaagaaacTGAGATTTTTGGGACTCTTACCAAAACACAGTTTATCCTATCCTGACTGTTAGGGAAAACCCTGGCCAACCAAAGAGAAGTAAGCCCTAGAAAGGCTCTTCCTGCTGTTGAACCAGGACCTGTTTGTGTGGAAGATGAAATTCGCTACCCTATACCTGTAGCCTAAACTACAAAATGCAAAGACATTCTTCAGCAGGTCAAAGGCTCAAGTGGCTTAAGCCTAAGAGTGGCTATGTTAatgtttaaaacagttttttacatttctgtttaCGATGAGTTAATTCTAAGTAAAATTCAATGGAATGACAAACCTAACATATATTATAAGAATGACAGGcctactttgatttttaaaaaagctttgcTTTAAAATCAGTTATTAAAACAGCTTGCAGGATATGTAAAAAATTAACATCAATAGAAATTATTACAATTTGAAGTAGCTAAATAATTTCAGCTGTGAATTAAGTGACTGACATTGTTTAAAAGATAATAATGTAAGAgtaaactaaacccaaagcaagcagaaggaaggaaataataaatattgatgtggaaataaatttaaaaaaaaacacacacacacacacaaaagccaaTGAAACCAAACATTGgttcttagaaaaaaatcaacaaaattgatgaaCCTTTAGCCAAACTGatcaagaaaaaagggagaaaacacaaattcctaaaatcagaaatgaaagagggcaccgggtgcggtggctcaagcctgttatctcagcactttaggaagcagCGGCAggaggattatctgaggtcaagagctcaagactagcctggccaacatggtaaaacgctgtctctactaaaaatacaaaaattagccaggcatggtggcacacgcctgtaattccagctactctgggggctgagacaggagaatcacttgaacctgcaaggcagaggttgcagtgagccaaaatcgcaccaccgtaccccagcctgggcgacagagcaaaactccgtctcaaaaaaaaaaaaaaaagaaagaggggatatcactactgactTTATAGAAATCAAAAGGATTATAAGGGAATACTTTGgtaaatgataaaatgaataaattcctaaaaaGCCACAAAgtaccaaaattaactcaaaaagaaagagaaaatctgagtaaactgaaaagaaaaaattcctacAAAG of the Chlorocebus sabaeus isolate Y175 chromosome 8, mChlSab1.0.hap1, whole genome shotgun sequence genome contains:
- the SMIM18 gene encoding small integral membrane protein 18 — protein: MASSLWNETTTSVYQYLGFQVQKIYPFHDNWNTACFVILLLFIFTVVSLVVLAFLYEVLDCCCCVKNKTVKDLKSEPNPLRSMMDNIRKRETEVV